In one Sphingomonas sp. S1-29 genomic region, the following are encoded:
- a CDS encoding enoyl-CoA hydratase translates to MNYETILVEQRGAVTLVTLNRPQALNALNGQVLTELLDAMAAFDADPSQGCAVLTGSEKAFAAGADIKEMQAQGFADMYGHDFFAGWDAFTRTRKPVIAAVAGYALGGGCEVAMMCDFILAADTAKFGQPEIKLAVSPGMGGSQRLARAVGKAKAMEMCLTGRMMDAQEAERAGLVSRIIPAADLVEEAVKTAATIAGMAPLAVKANKEMVNAAFDMGLSQGVQFERRLFHGLFGTQDQKEGMAAFVEKRAGVWTGK, encoded by the coding sequence ATGAATTACGAAACCATCCTGGTCGAACAGCGCGGCGCGGTGACGCTGGTCACGCTCAACCGGCCCCAGGCGCTCAACGCGCTCAATGGGCAGGTGCTGACCGAATTGCTCGATGCGATGGCGGCGTTCGACGCCGATCCCTCGCAGGGCTGTGCGGTACTGACCGGCAGCGAAAAGGCGTTCGCCGCGGGGGCCGACATCAAGGAGATGCAGGCACAGGGCTTTGCCGACATGTACGGCCATGATTTCTTCGCCGGCTGGGACGCCTTCACCCGCACGCGCAAGCCGGTGATTGCTGCGGTCGCTGGCTATGCGCTGGGCGGTGGCTGCGAGGTGGCGATGATGTGCGACTTCATCCTCGCCGCCGACACCGCCAAGTTCGGCCAGCCCGAGATCAAGCTGGCGGTCTCCCCCGGCATGGGCGGATCGCAGCGGCTGGCGCGTGCGGTGGGCAAGGCCAAGGCGATGGAAATGTGCCTGACCGGACGGATGATGGATGCGCAGGAAGCCGAGCGCGCCGGGCTGGTCAGCCGGATCATCCCCGCCGCCGATCTGGTCGAGGAAGCGGTCAAGACCGCCGCGACGATTGCGGGCATGGCGCCGTTAGCGGTGAAGGCGAATAAGGAAATGGTGAACGCTGCCTTTGACATGGGGCTAAGCCAAGGGGTTCAGTTTGAGCGGCGGCTGTTCCACGGGTTGTTCGGCACGCAGGATCAGAAGGAAGGCATGGCGGCGTTCGTCGAAAAACGCGCCGGGGTGTGGACTGGGAAGTGA
- a CDS encoding enoyl-CoA hydratase/isomerase family protein, translating to MEEVLITTEGRIGRIRLNRPKAIHALTHPMCDAITAALDAWVEEPAVEAILIDHAEGRGFCAGGDIRMIAESGAKDGVDARAFFRAEYTMNHRLFTYAKPIVAFMDGITMGGGVGLSQPATFRVATQNTKLAMPETGIGLFPDVGGGWYLSRLPGRIGQYLALTGARIDGGECLALGLATHFVPAEALDGVKQRIAQNPQAIEAILTEASAPAPQARILAQREAIDRLFASDRLEDIYAALREDGGEWAMQTLATLDTKSPQTMKVSLKLLLDGRTMPTFEDEMRQEFAVASHVVQRHDFIEGVRAVIIDKDNAPRWQPATPEEVTGHLIDQIFAPLPADDEWNPA from the coding sequence GTGGAAGAAGTTCTCATCACCACCGAGGGCCGCATCGGTCGAATCCGGCTCAACCGGCCCAAGGCGATCCATGCGCTCACGCACCCGATGTGCGACGCAATCACCGCCGCGCTCGATGCCTGGGTCGAGGAGCCCGCGGTCGAGGCGATCCTGATCGACCACGCCGAGGGCCGCGGCTTTTGCGCTGGCGGTGACATCCGCATGATCGCCGAGAGCGGGGCCAAGGACGGCGTTGACGCGCGCGCCTTCTTCCGCGCCGAATATACGATGAACCACCGGCTGTTCACCTATGCCAAGCCGATCGTCGCGTTCATGGACGGGATCACGATGGGCGGCGGCGTCGGCCTGTCGCAGCCTGCGACGTTCCGCGTCGCGACCCAGAACACCAAGCTGGCGATGCCCGAGACCGGGATCGGGCTGTTCCCCGATGTCGGCGGTGGCTGGTATCTGTCGCGGCTGCCGGGGCGGATCGGCCAGTATCTGGCGCTCACCGGCGCGCGGATCGACGGCGGCGAATGCCTTGCACTTGGGTTGGCGACGCATTTCGTGCCGGCAGAGGCGCTCGACGGCGTGAAGCAGCGGATCGCGCAGAACCCGCAGGCGATCGAGGCGATCCTGACCGAAGCATCCGCCCCCGCCCCGCAAGCGCGCATCCTGGCGCAGCGCGAGGCGATCGACCGGCTATTCGCCAGCGATCGGCTCGAGGACATCTACGCCGCGCTGCGCGAGGATGGCGGCGAATGGGCGATGCAGACGCTCGCCACGCTCGACACCAAGTCACCGCAGACGATGAAGGTCAGCCTCAAGCTGCTGCTCGACGGGCGGACGATGCCGACTTTCGAGGACGAAATGCGCCAGGAATTCGCGGTGGCGAGCCACGTCGTCCAGCGCCACGACTTCATCGAAGGCGTGCGCGCGGTGATCATCGACAAGGACAACGCGCCGCGCTGGCAGCCAGCGACCCCCGAGGAGGTCACCGGCCATTTGATCGACCAGATTTTCGCGCCGCTGCCCGCCGATGACGAATGGAATCCGGCCTGA
- a CDS encoding acyl-CoA dehydrogenase family protein produces MNQFDLTDDQREIQELARKFTADRITPFAAEWDEKHIFPRETIKAAAELGFAAIYVSEEGGGIGLGRLEAALIMEAMAYGCPSTSAFISIHNMAAWMLDRFGSADLKARYLSKLTTMDWIASYALTEPSSGSDAAALKTRAVKDGDHYVVNGSKQFISGAGENELYLVMVRTGEDGPKGISCLAIEKDMAGVSFGANEKKLGWHSQPTRQLILEDVRVPVANLVGGEGEGFRIAMMGLDGGRLNIGACSLGGAQRCLDESIAYTKDRQQFGQPIAEFQNTQFMLADMATDLEAARALLYVAAAKVTANAPDKTRFAAMAKRLATDNGSKIVNDALQLHGGYGYLQDYPIERFWRDLRVHSILEGTNQVMRMIVGRDLVRQG; encoded by the coding sequence ATGAACCAGTTCGACCTCACCGACGACCAGCGCGAGATCCAGGAGCTCGCGCGGAAATTCACCGCCGACCGGATCACCCCGTTCGCCGCCGAATGGGACGAGAAGCACATCTTCCCGCGCGAGACGATCAAGGCCGCCGCAGAGCTTGGCTTCGCGGCGATCTATGTCAGCGAGGAAGGCGGTGGCATCGGGCTCGGGCGGCTCGAGGCGGCGTTGATCATGGAGGCGATGGCCTATGGCTGTCCCTCGACCAGCGCGTTCATCAGCATTCACAACATGGCCGCCTGGATGCTCGACCGCTTCGGCAGCGCCGACCTGAAAGCCCGCTACCTTTCCAAGCTGACGACGATGGACTGGATCGCGTCCTACGCGCTGACCGAACCGTCTTCGGGCTCCGACGCCGCGGCGCTCAAGACCCGCGCGGTGAAGGATGGCGACCACTACGTCGTCAACGGCAGCAAGCAGTTCATCTCGGGTGCGGGCGAGAACGAGCTGTACCTGGTGATGGTCCGCACCGGCGAGGACGGGCCGAAGGGCATTTCTTGCCTGGCGATCGAAAAGGACATGGCCGGTGTCAGCTTTGGTGCGAACGAGAAGAAGCTCGGCTGGCATTCGCAGCCGACGCGGCAGTTGATCCTGGAGGATGTGCGCGTGCCGGTGGCCAATCTGGTCGGCGGCGAGGGCGAGGGCTTCCGAATCGCGATGATGGGGCTCGATGGCGGGCGGCTGAATATCGGCGCATGTTCGCTCGGCGGGGCGCAGCGCTGCCTCGACGAGAGCATCGCCTATACCAAGGATCGCCAGCAATTCGGCCAGCCGATCGCCGAGTTCCAGAACACCCAGTTCATGCTCGCCGACATGGCGACCGATCTCGAGGCGGCAAGGGCGCTGCTGTATGTCGCAGCGGCCAAGGTTACCGCCAATGCCCCCGACAAGACACGCTTTGCCGCGATGGCGAAACGGCTGGCCACCGACAATGGATCGAAGATCGTCAACGATGCGCTGCAGCTACATGGCGGCTATGGCTATTTGCAGGATTACCCGATCGAGCGCTTCTGGCGCGACCTGCGGGTGCATTCGATCCTCGAGGGGACCAATCAGGTGATGCGGATGATCGTCGGCCGTGATCTGGTGCGGCAGGGTTGA
- a CDS encoding GIY-YIG nuclease family protein, whose product MAKIPTVYIVASQRNGTIYTGVTSNLLGRIHQHRTKAFRGFSAEYGCDRLVWFEVHETMESAIVREKRIKNWHRSWKLELIETDNPTWRDLALDLGFDPLDPPPPSS is encoded by the coding sequence ATGGCGAAAATCCCCACCGTCTATATCGTCGCAAGCCAGCGCAACGGCACGATCTACACCGGCGTCACGTCCAACCTGCTCGGGCGCATCCATCAGCATCGCACTAAGGCGTTCAGGGGTTTCTCCGCCGAGTATGGCTGCGATCGCCTGGTCTGGTTCGAGGTCCACGAAACGATGGAATCAGCGATCGTCCGAGAAAAGCGGATCAAGAACTGGCACCGTAGTTGGAAGCTCGAGCTGATCGAAACGGACAACCCGACCTGGCGCGACCTGGCGCTCGATCTGGGGTTCGACCCGCTCGACCCACCCCCACCGTCATCCTGA
- a CDS encoding CoA-acylating methylmalonate-semialdehyde dehydrogenase, giving the protein MRIIDHVIAGGAGGTSARTGDVFDPNTGQVQARVNLGTQATLDAAIAAAQAAQPAWAATNPQRRARVMFQFKALVEAHIDELAHLLSSEHGKVIADSKGDIQRGLEVIEFACGIPHVLKGEYTQGAGPGIDVYSMRQPLGIGAGITPFNFPAMIPLWMSGVAIACGNAFLLKPSERDPSVPVRLAELMLEAGLPEGILQVVHGDKEMVDAILDHPAISAVSFVGSSDIAHYVYRRGVAAGKRVQAMGGAKNHGIVMPDADLDQVVNDLTGAAFGSAGERCMALPVVVPVGEKTADALREKLLPAIAALRIGVSTDNDAHYGPVVNAAHQQRVENWIQTGVDEGAELVVDGRGFKLQGHEQGFFIGPSLFDHVTPDMQAYKEEIFGPVLQIVRAPDFETALRLPSEHQYGNGVAIFTRNGHAAREFAARVNVGMVGINVPIPVPVAYHSFGGWKRSAFGDTNQHGMEGVRFWTKVKTITQRWPDGGVGDAANAFVIPTMG; this is encoded by the coding sequence ATGCGGATCATTGATCATGTGATCGCGGGCGGTGCCGGCGGCACTTCGGCGCGTACCGGCGACGTTTTCGACCCCAATACCGGCCAGGTGCAGGCGCGGGTGAACCTCGGCACCCAAGCGACGCTCGACGCGGCGATCGCGGCGGCACAAGCGGCGCAACCGGCCTGGGCGGCGACCAACCCGCAGCGCCGCGCGCGCGTGATGTTCCAGTTCAAGGCGCTGGTCGAAGCGCATATCGACGAACTCGCGCACCTGCTGTCGTCCGAACACGGCAAGGTGATCGCCGATTCGAAGGGCGACATCCAGCGCGGGCTCGAAGTGATCGAATTCGCCTGCGGAATCCCGCACGTGCTCAAGGGCGAATATACCCAAGGCGCGGGGCCGGGGATCGACGTCTATTCGATGCGCCAGCCATTGGGCATCGGCGCTGGCATCACCCCGTTCAACTTCCCCGCGATGATCCCGCTGTGGATGAGCGGCGTCGCGATCGCCTGCGGCAATGCGTTCCTGCTCAAGCCCAGCGAGCGCGATCCTTCGGTGCCGGTGCGGTTGGCCGAACTGATGCTTGAGGCCGGCCTGCCCGAGGGCATCTTGCAGGTGGTGCATGGCGACAAGGAGATGGTCGACGCGATCCTCGACCACCCGGCGATCAGCGCGGTGAGCTTCGTCGGATCGTCGGACATCGCGCACTATGTCTATCGGCGCGGTGTCGCGGCGGGCAAGCGGGTGCAGGCGATGGGCGGCGCGAAGAATCACGGCATCGTCATGCCCGACGCCGATCTCGACCAGGTGGTGAACGACCTGACGGGCGCAGCCTTCGGTTCGGCGGGCGAGCGCTGCATGGCGCTGCCGGTGGTGGTGCCGGTGGGCGAGAAGACCGCCGATGCCTTGCGCGAAAAGCTGTTGCCCGCGATCGCCGCGTTGCGCATCGGCGTGTCGACCGACAACGACGCGCATTACGGTCCGGTCGTGAACGCCGCGCACCAGCAGCGCGTCGAAAACTGGATCCAGACCGGCGTCGACGAAGGCGCCGAACTGGTCGTCGACGGGCGCGGCTTCAAATTGCAGGGGCATGAGCAGGGCTTCTTCATCGGCCCCAGCCTGTTCGACCATGTCACTCCCGACATGCAGGCGTATAAGGAAGAAATCTTCGGCCCGGTCCTCCAGATCGTCCGCGCCCCCGATTTCGAAACCGCGCTTCGGCTGCCGAGCGAGCATCAATATGGCAACGGCGTCGCGATCTTCACGCGCAACGGCCACGCCGCGCGCGAATTCGCCGCGCGGGTGAATGTCGGCATGGTCGGCATCAACGTGCCGATCCCGGTGCCGGTGGCGTATCACAGCTTCGGCGGCTGGAAGCGAAGCGCGTTCGGCGACACCAACCAGCACGGCATGGAAGGCGTCCGTTTCTGGACCAAGGTGAAGACGATCACCCAGCGCTGGCCCGATGGCGGGGTGGGCGATGCTGCCAATGCGTTCGTTATTCCGACGATGGGGTGA
- a CDS encoding ferritin-like domain-containing protein, which produces MNDQNLLLDVLAAGEARRESRRAMLKMAGTAGLAVAGASMLAACDDSGDFPGNPPPAPAPTPTPTPTPAAITDGDVLNFALNLEYLEAQFYLFAATGAGLPNDALTGAGTQGAVTGGRQVNFTDPLVAAYAREIANDERQHVLFLRSALGAARVAQPAIDIGSAANGAFSNAARAAGLVGAGVAFDPYANDENFLLAAYIFEDVGVTAYKGASPLLTNKTFLEAAAGLLAAEAYHAGLVRTVLYRKGIDTPSLIAATEAISDARDSLDGATDLDQGVRATTSNGVTRSNIVPTDASGLAYSRSAGQVLNIVYLNRMAATAGGFFPAGVNGTIRSSAAS; this is translated from the coding sequence ATGAACGATCAGAACCTGCTCCTCGACGTATTGGCGGCGGGCGAAGCCCGGCGCGAGAGCCGTCGGGCGATGCTCAAGATGGCGGGCACCGCCGGGCTCGCGGTTGCCGGGGCATCGATGCTCGCGGCCTGCGACGACAGCGGCGATTTTCCGGGCAACCCGCCGCCGGCCCCCGCGCCGACGCCTACCCCGACCCCGACGCCAGCGGCGATCACCGATGGCGATGTGCTCAACTTCGCGCTGAACCTCGAATATCTCGAAGCGCAATTCTACCTGTTCGCGGCGACCGGTGCGGGGCTTCCCAACGACGCGTTGACCGGTGCGGGAACGCAGGGCGCGGTTACCGGCGGTCGGCAGGTGAATTTCACCGATCCGCTGGTGGCGGCCTATGCGCGCGAAATCGCCAATGACGAGCGCCAGCATGTGCTGTTCCTGCGCAGCGCGCTTGGCGCGGCGCGGGTGGCGCAGCCCGCGATCGACATCGGATCGGCTGCGAACGGCGCGTTTTCCAACGCCGCGCGTGCTGCCGGGTTGGTCGGCGCGGGGGTCGCGTTCGATCCCTATGCGAACGACGAGAACTTCCTGCTCGCCGCCTATATCTTCGAGGATGTCGGGGTCACCGCGTACAAGGGCGCGTCGCCCTTGCTGACCAACAAGACCTTCCTCGAGGCAGCGGCAGGGTTGCTCGCGGCCGAGGCGTATCACGCCGGCCTCGTTCGCACCGTGCTGTATCGCAAGGGGATCGATACTCCGTCGCTGATCGCGGCGACCGAAGCGATTTCGGACGCGCGCGACAGCCTCGACGGTGCGACCGATCTCGACCAGGGCGTCCGCGCGACGACCAGCAACGGCGTGACGCGGTCGAACATCGTGCCGACCGATGCCAGTGGCCTCGCCTATAGCCGCTCGGCGGGGCAGGTGCTCAACATCGTCTATCTCAACCGCATGGCGGCGACTGCGGGCGGGTTCTTCCCCGCGGGCGTCAACGGCACGATCCGGAGCAGCGCCGCAAGCTGA
- a CDS encoding ferritin-like domain-containing protein produces the protein MTDSSEMVEMFDKRALRLEDRRDFFRSFGVAAAVAGGAMIATKSSPLMAQAAPAITDADILNFALNLEYLEAQFYLYAATGSGLPNDLLTGTGTRGAVSGGRQVAFTDPVVAAYAQEIAADEVEHVRFLRTALGSATVAQPAIDIGSTPTGAFSSAARAAGLIGPGNTSFDPYASDENFLLGAFIFEDVGVTAYKGASPLITSKVFLEAAAGLLAVEAYHAALVRTVLYAKGIETPSAMLIQATEAISGARDSLDGTTDLDQGVANIGNASNIVPLDENGLAYSRSAGQVLNIVYLNNMMTDRGGFYPAGMNGTIRTSAAN, from the coding sequence ATGACTGACAGTAGCGAAATGGTCGAAATGTTCGACAAGCGGGCGCTGCGCCTGGAGGATCGCCGCGATTTCTTCCGTAGCTTCGGCGTTGCCGCGGCGGTGGCGGGCGGCGCGATGATCGCGACGAAATCGTCGCCGCTGATGGCGCAGGCCGCACCGGCGATCACCGATGCCGATATCCTCAACTTCGCGCTCAACCTCGAATATCTCGAGGCGCAATTTTATCTCTATGCCGCGACTGGTTCGGGCCTGCCCAACGACCTGCTGACGGGCACCGGTACGCGGGGCGCGGTCAGCGGCGGCCGGCAGGTGGCCTTCACCGATCCGGTGGTTGCCGCCTATGCGCAGGAAATCGCCGCCGATGAAGTCGAGCATGTCCGCTTCCTGCGGACCGCGCTCGGCAGCGCGACCGTTGCCCAGCCGGCGATCGACATCGGCTCGACGCCGACCGGCGCGTTTTCGAGCGCGGCGCGCGCCGCCGGCCTGATCGGCCCCGGCAACACCAGCTTCGATCCCTATGCCAGCGACGAGAATTTCCTGCTCGGTGCGTTCATCTTCGAAGATGTCGGCGTCACCGCGTACAAGGGCGCATCGCCGCTGATCACCAGCAAGGTGTTCCTCGAAGCCGCCGCCGGGCTGCTCGCGGTCGAGGCGTACCATGCCGCGTTGGTGCGCACCGTGCTGTACGCCAAGGGGATCGAGACCCCGAGCGCGATGCTGATCCAGGCGACCGAAGCAATTTCGGGCGCGCGCGACAGCCTCGATGGCACCACCGATCTCGACCAGGGCGTCGCCAATATCGGCAACGCTTCGAACATCGTCCCGCTCGACGAGAACGGCCTCGCCTACAGCCGCAGCGCCGGCCAGGTGCTCAACATCGTGTACCTCAACAACATGATGACCGACCGCGGCGGGTTCTATCCCGCAGGCATGAACGGCACCATCCGCACCAGCGCCGCGAACTGA
- a CDS encoding Crp/Fnr family transcriptional regulator, translating into MLRLNETQQIERDSGRRTSSMENRLIAALPREDGAALAALAQPMTLRAGEPAVVAGGAAVLWLPDTAVLSFGETLAERNVECGIVGAEGAIGWEPLIGLPQSNQRVAALVGGSLHAIPCGQAAALCDQRPAILAHLLRYRETLLIQMRWTIAARLQNGPDRRLARWLCMLHDRVEGDTLDITHLRLAAFLNARRASITDSLHVLEGERIVRCTRGKIFVRDRGALEAAAGPAYGPAEAAYAALFER; encoded by the coding sequence GTGCTACGCTTGAATGAAACCCAGCAGATCGAACGCGATTCTGGCCGGCGCACGTCGTCGATGGAAAACCGGCTAATAGCCGCGCTGCCGCGCGAAGACGGTGCGGCGCTCGCCGCGCTCGCCCAGCCGATGACGCTTCGCGCGGGCGAACCGGCGGTGGTTGCCGGCGGCGCAGCGGTGTTGTGGCTGCCCGACACCGCGGTGCTGTCGTTCGGCGAGACGCTTGCCGAACGCAATGTCGAATGCGGCATCGTCGGCGCCGAGGGCGCGATCGGCTGGGAGCCGCTGATCGGCCTGCCGCAATCGAACCAGCGGGTCGCGGCGCTGGTCGGCGGCAGCCTGCACGCGATACCGTGCGGCCAGGCGGCGGCGCTTTGCGACCAACGTCCGGCGATCCTCGCGCACCTGCTGCGCTATCGCGAGACGTTGTTGATTCAGATGCGCTGGACGATCGCCGCGCGGCTGCAGAACGGGCCCGATCGCCGGCTGGCGCGCTGGCTGTGCATGCTGCACGACCGGGTCGAGGGCGACACGCTCGACATCACCCATCTGCGCCTGGCGGCGTTCCTCAACGCGCGACGCGCGAGCATCACCGATTCGCTCCACGTGCTCGAAGGCGAGCGGATCGTCCGCTGTACCCGCGGCAAGATCTTCGTTCGCGATCGCGGCGCGCTCGAAGCCGCGGCGGGACCGGCCTATGGCCCTGCCGAGGCCGCCTATGCTGCGCTGTTCGAGCGGTAG
- a CDS encoding anti-sigma factor domain-containing protein translates to MVEPMTPEERALLAGELSLGLLSGAERLAAEQLRAEDPVFAAEVDAWDQRFAGLYAEITPIAPTQRVWSAVEQRLPPIAANDPGPALTGGAGGWKWATAGFAAIAATLALMLVTQPDPVAPPPVVVAEAPEPLPPEPLPTETLVAQLNDGEGASMLAMRLDPQGGVLRVRATAIPAGAGEPELWVIPEGGAPTSLGLIARDGESEVRLAADTGRLLADGATLALTLEPADGAPHAAPTGDILGTARITLL, encoded by the coding sequence GTTGAGCCGATGACCCCCGAGGAGCGCGCGTTGCTGGCGGGCGAATTGTCGCTCGGGCTGCTGAGCGGCGCCGAGCGGCTCGCGGCCGAGCAGCTGCGCGCCGAGGATCCGGTGTTCGCCGCCGAAGTCGATGCCTGGGACCAGCGCTTTGCCGGGCTCTATGCCGAAATTACGCCGATCGCGCCGACGCAGCGCGTGTGGAGCGCGGTCGAGCAGCGCTTGCCGCCGATCGCCGCGAACGATCCCGGCCCGGCGCTGACCGGCGGGGCGGGCGGCTGGAAATGGGCGACCGCGGGTTTCGCCGCGATCGCTGCGACGCTGGCGCTGATGCTGGTCACCCAGCCCGATCCGGTCGCACCGCCGCCGGTGGTCGTCGCCGAAGCACCCGAACCGCTGCCGCCCGAACCTTTGCCGACCGAGACGCTGGTCGCGCAGCTCAACGACGGCGAAGGCGCGTCGATGCTGGCGATGCGCCTCGACCCGCAGGGTGGCGTGCTGCGCGTCCGCGCGACCGCGATCCCGGCGGGCGCCGGCGAGCCCGAATTGTGGGTCATTCCCGAAGGCGGCGCGCCGACCTCGCTCGGCCTGATCGCGCGCGACGGCGAGAGCGAAGTGCGGTTGGCGGCTGACACCGGGCGACTGCTCGCCGACGGTGCGACGCTGGCGCTGACGCTCGAACCCGCCGATGGCGCACCGCATGCCGCCCCGACCGGCGATATCCTGGGCACGGCGCGGATCACGCTGCTGTAG